In Rhizobium sp. BG4, the genomic stretch CAGGACATCGAGCGTGCGATCGAGCGCCGCTCTCACACGCCAGCGCAAGCCAATTGCTTCTTGAAAGCGGTGAGGGGCGTCTATGAGTGGGCCGTTAAGAGTGAGCTTGCCGTATTCGATCCAACGCATGGCGTTGATCGTCTCAGCGACAAGACTGACGGCTTCGAACCGTGGACATCAGAGGACGTGCATCTTTTCTGCGTCAAGTGGCCGATCGGGTCGATGCAGCGGCTGGCGCTCGAACTACTCATGTTCTCCGGGCTCCGCAGATCCGACATTGTTCGCGCCGGCAGGCAGCACATGACAGGCAACGTCTTCTCGATCAGGACTAAGAAGACGAACACCGAGGTCACGGTCGAGTTTCCTCAGCGCCTCCTGGACGTGATCAGCCAGACGAAGACCGGCGACCTGAACTTCATCATCAGCGAACACGGAACGCCGTTCACAGTCGAGTCATTTGGGAACTGGTTCCGGAAGCACTGCCGAAAGGCCGGGGTCTTCAAGAGCGCCCACGGAGTGAGAAAATTGTCGGCGACCATGGCGGCAAACGCCGGCGCCTCGTCGCACGAGCTCATGGCGCAGTACGGTTGGGCGACCTCGCGGCAGGCCGAAACCTACACGAAAAAGGCCGATCGCAAGCGACTCGGCGTCAAAGCTTCTCAATTGGTTGCAGAACAGATCGAGAAGGAACTTTCCCCGCACCTCAATCCCAGTGCGGGGAATATCGCGAATTCCACAATGAAATCAAAGGCCGCTAAGTAAAGTGGTGCCCCATGCCGGGGTCGAACCAGCACTTCTTTCGAAACTCGATTTTGAGTCGAGCGCGTCTACCAATTCCGCCAATGGGGCACGGATAGTAACGGGCGGGTGTCTAACATGCAGGCGCCCGCGCATGCAAGACGGTGGGCGGTGTTATCCGGCTGATTTGATATGGCTTCCGGCGCAGGCGCGCCGGAAGCCATTTTCGTTAGTGGGCGATGGCCTCTCCGGCGCTGCCCTGGCCGGACTTCTTGAGCGTGATCGCCAGGATCGAGGCGAGCAGGCAGAAGGCGCCGGCGATGAAGAACGCGGGGAGGAAGCTCTGCAGCTCGGTGCGCGACAGGCCGGCGCCGTAGGCAGCGGTCGCGGCACCCAGCTGGTGACCGGCGAAGACCCAGCCGAAGACGAGGCCGACCTTTTCCTTGCCGAAGCGGTCGGCGGCGATCTTCACGGTCGGCGGGACCGTGGCGATCCAGTCGAGGCCGTAGAAGACGGCGAAGATCGACAGGCCGTAGAAGGTGAAATCGCTGAAGGGCAGGAAGAGCAGTGAGAGGCCGCGCAGGCCGTAATACCAGAAAAGCAGCCAGCGGTTATCGAAGCGGTCGGAAAGCCAGCCGGAGCCGATCGTGCCGAAGAAATCGAAGATGCCCATCACGGCGAGAACGCTGGCGGCGGCCACAGGCAGGATGCCGAAATCGCCGCAGAGGGTGACGAAATGCGTCTGGATCAGGCCGTTGGTGCTGAGGCCGCAGATGAAGAAGGTGGCAAACAGGATCCAGAAGGTCGAGGTCGTCGAGACTTCCCGGAGAATGACGAGAGGCATCTTCAAGGCGTCGATCAGCGTGCCGCGGGCCGGAGCGGCCGTCACATGCGCCTCGCCGACGGACGGTAGGTTCAGGTCCGACGGGCGGTCGCGCATGAAGAGCAGGACGACGAGGGCTGCGACCATTATCATGGCGCAGACGAAGAACACCGTCGAGCGCCAGCCGTAGCGCTCCGTCAGCTCGGCCATCAGCGGCAGGAAGACCAGCTGGCCGGTTGCCGAGCTAGCCGAGAGCATGCCGACGACGAGGCCGCGATGCTTGGTGAACCAGCGGGCGGAGACTGTTGCTGCCAGCACCATCGCCGTCAGGCCGGTGCCGAAGCCGACGACGATGCCCCAGAGCACCAGAAGCTGCCAGAGCGAGGTCATGAACAGCGAGCCGATGAAGCCAACGCCGATCAGGCCGAGGGCGAAGACGATGACCTTGCGGACGCCGAAATAATTCATGAAGGCGGCGGCGAACGGACCCATCAGACCGAAGAGGATCAGGCGGATCGCCAAGGCCGAGGAGATCTGCGAGGTTTCCCAGCCGAATTCATCCTGCAGCGGCTTGATGAGGACGCCGGGTGCGCCCATGGCGCCGGCCGTTACCAGCATGGTCAGGAAGGTGGCGGCGACGATGATCCATCCGTAATGAATGTTTCGCCGGGCGAGGGTGGAGGCAAGCGCTGTCGATACCATGAGGCGTCATCCATTCAGAGGGCTGATCAATACATCACCGATTTAGATGATGGTCATCATATTTGTTGCGTATTGATGATTGGCATCATATAAATTGTCAAGCGACCAATTTCAGGAATTGCTGCAATGCGCGTGAGCCGCGAAAAATTTGCCGAAAACCGCCAGAAGATCATCGAGGCCGCCGGGGTGATGTTTCGCGAAAACGGCTTCGATGGCGTCGGTGTCGCCGACATCATGAAGTCCTGCGGGCTGACGCATGGAGGGTTCTACGGTCACTTCCAGTCGAAGGACGAGTTGCAGATCGAGGTCAGCCGCGCACTGGTGGCCCGCGTCGAGGTGCGCTGGAAGGAATTGATCGCAGGCTCGCCGCACCGTCCCCTCGAGGCGCTGCTGGAGCACTATGTCTCATGGTGCGCAGTCGACGATCCCGGCAACAGTTGTGTTTTCGTATCGCTGATGGACGAAGTTGCCCGCAGCAAGGGTGCCGTGCGGGAAATCTTCAATGACGGGCTCTCGATGCTCGTCTCGATCCTCGCCGAAGTCGTGCCCGGCGATACGCCGGAAGAGCGGCGCAAGAACGGCTTTACAACCCTGTCATCGATGATGGGGGCTGTCAGCCTGGCAAGGGCTGTCGAGAGCCGCGAGCTTGCCGCGCAGTTTCTCTCGACCACGCGCCAGAAGCTGTCGCCGGCGACGGCGCCTCTCGAAATCTGAGGCGCCGCGCGAGTGTCTTACTTGAAGCCTTCGACGCGGTGCGGAACGTAGGGTTCCTCCAGCATCGCCACTTCCTCCGGCGTCAGCTTGACGGCAAGCGCGGCAACCGCGTCGCTGAGGTGGCCGGGGCGTGAGGCGCCGATGATCGGGGCGGTGATGGCGCTCTTCTGCAGGATCCAGGCGGTGGCGATCTGCGCGCGGGGAACGCCGTGTTCCTTGGCGAGACGGCCGACGGCATCGATGATCTTGCGGTCGGAATCTTCGGCCTGCCGGTAGAGCGTCTTGCCGAATTCGTCGCTTTCGGTGCGGGCTGTCTGCTCGTCCCAGTCCCGCGTCAGGCGTCCGCGGGCAAGCGGGCTCCAGGGGATGACGGCGATCTTCTGGTCCTGGCAGAAGGGCAGCATCTCGCGCTCTTCCTCGCGGTAGAGCAGGTTGACGTGGTCCTGCATGCTGACGAACTCCGTCCAGCCATTGAGGCGCGCGGTGTAGACCATTTTGGCGAATTGCCAGGCATGCATCGAGGAGGCGCCGATATAGCGGGCCTTGCCGGCCTTCACGACGTCATGCAGCGCCTCCAGCGTTTCCTCGATCGGGGTCGAATAGTCGAAGCGATGGATCTGGTAGAGGTCGACATAATCGGTGCCGAGGCGGCGCAGGCTGTTGTCGATCTCGTCGAAGATCGCCTTGCGCGACAGGCCAGCGCCGTTCGGGCCGGGGCGCATGCGGTTGAAGACCTTGGTGGCAAGCACGATGTCTTCGCGCTTGGAAAAGCTCTTGATGGCCCGGCCGACGATTTCTTCGGAGGAGCCGTCGGAATAGGTATTGGCCGTATCGAGGAAGTTGATGCCGAGATCGATTGCCTGCTTGAGGATCGTGCGGCTTTCCTCTTCGCCGAGCGTCCAGGCATGATTGCCGCGGCGGGGATCGCCGAAGGTCATGCAGCCCAGGCAGATCTTTGAAACTTCGAGGCCCGTCTTGCCTAGTTTTACATAATCCATTGAAATGACTCCGTGATTGAATTCCGCCCGCCGCCTGAAGATCAATTTAGGGCGGAGCGGCGACAAAAGTCAGCAAGCATCGCGCATAAATTTCGATGACCGGCCGAAGGGTGCCTTCAATGCTCGCGCTTGCACTCGCGCGCCTGCGGGTGTTAGCTGGTGCAGCATTGACCGGAACTAGCCTATGAAATTGCCCCGCTTCGATCGCTATGACGATCTCTACCGCGATTTTGCGTGGGACATCCCCGATGATTTCAATATGGGCCGTGCCGTCAGCGACGACTGGGCGAAGATCGAGCCCGACCGGATCTGTCTTGAACATTTCGATCCCGGCGGCCAGCACCCCTCGATGACCTATGGCGAACTGTCGGCACGGTCGGCATCGCTTGCCAATGGGCTTGTATCGCTCGGCATCCGGCGGGGGGACCGCGTGGCGTTGCTGCTGCCGCAATCCTTTGCGACTGTCATCTCGCATGTGGCGATCTACAAGATGGGCGCGATTGCGCTGCCGCTGGCGTTGCTCTTCGGTGTCGAGGCGCTGGAATACAGGCTGAAAACCGCGGGTGCGTCCGCCGTCATCACCAATGCTTTCGGCATGGCGCGAATATCAGAGATCCGCGATCGCCTGCCTGATCTGAATACGGTGATTTCGATCGATGGCGGAGAGGCACTGGCATTTGACGAGCTCGTCGCTTCGCATCCGCCGGTCTTCGAGGTGGTCGATACGGGGCCAGACGATCCGGCGCTGATGATCTTTACCTCGGGCACGACGGGAGCGCCGAAGGGTGCGCTGCATGGGCATCGCGTGCTCGCCGGGCATATTCCCGGCATGCAGTTTGCCCATGAAGGATTTCCGCAGGCGGGGGACAAGGTCTGGACGCCGTCGGACTGGGCCTGGGCGGGCGGCTTGCTCAATGCGCTGCTGCCGAGCCTGTTGCTTGGCGTCCCCGTCGTCTCGTCTCCGGCGCAGAAGTTCGATGCCGGTACGGCCTACCGCATTATGGCCGAGATGCAGGTGCGCAATGCGTTCATTCCGCCGACGGCGCTGCGGCTGCTGAAGGCGGCCGGTGATCCGTATCTGGCGCACAAGCTCAATCTGCGGACGATCGGTTCTGCCGGCGAATCCCTCGGGCGCGAAACCTATGTCTGGGCACGCGATACGCTCGGCATCACGGTCAACGAATTCTACGGCCAGACGGAGTGCAACTTCGTCATCTCCTCAAGCCGGGCCGCCGGTGTTTCCAAAGCCGGCGCGATCGGACGTCCATCGCCGGGGCACCGGGTTGCCGTCGTCGATGATCGCGGCAACGAATTGCCAGTGGGCGAGACAGGCCAGATCGGCGTCAAGGCGCCGGATCCGGTGATGTTTCTGGGATACTGGAACGATCCGGAGGCGACGGAGCGCAAGTTTGCGAATGGCTGGCTGCTGACGGGCGATCTCGCACATCAGGATGCGGAAGGGTTCATCACCTTCGAGGGGCGGGATGATGATGTCATTACCTCCTCGGGATACCGGATCGGGCCTGCCGAGATCGAGGACTGCCTGTCCGGGCATCCGGCCGTTCAGCTGGCGGCTGCCGTCGGCAAGCCGGATCCGGTTCGCACCGAGATCGTCAAGGCCTATGTGGTCCTGGTACCCGGCGTTAGCGCCGGCGCCGAGCTTGCCGCCGAAATCCGCGACTGGGTGAAGATGCGGCTTTCGATGCATGAATATCCACGCGAGGTGGAGTTCGTCGATTCACTGCCGCTGACGACGACGGGCAAAGTGATCCGCCGCCTGCTGCGCGAGCGGGCAGCGGCCGAAGCTGCGTAGGCTCAGCAGTTTAGCCGCGGCCTGCCAGCGACATGATCTTGGCGCGCAGCATCTTCGCCATATTGCGGGTGTTGCGGTACATGTGAAGCTGGGTGACCGCCTGGCGGACATCGCGGTCGCCGTTCTGGTTAAGGCCGATGACCAGCGTTCCCATGTCCTCGCGTTCCTTCCAGAAGCGGCTCATGATCGGATGATCGGGGATGGCGCAGGAATCCGAGCGGACGATGTTGGCGTCGTCGAGATGCCATTCCGTCAGTTCACCCATCAGCAGCTTGCCGGGCGAAAAGCGGGCGAACTCCTCGTCATAGGCCGTCTTCCAGGTATAGGCTTCGCCGCCCATCATCAGCACGACGATCGCGGCGATCGCCTTGCCGTTGAAGTCGATCGTATGGATACGCACGGCGTCGATGGCGGCGAGATTGGAAACGGCTTCGCGGGCGAAGGCGGTGTGATAGCGGTCGGTGACGAGCGCGCTGCGCTTCTTGCCCTTCCAGCCGCCGGCTTCCATCGCCAGGAATTCTTCGAAACGCATATGCACGTCGCGCGGCTGGCGGGCGACGCTGTAGGTCACGGTGCCCTTGTCCTCGAGCAGGCGCCATTGGCGGCGCATCTCGCGCATGTGCGAGGAGGAGACGGAGCTTGCGAGATAGGCGACGGCATCTTCCTCGCTCTCCAGCATTGGGCGCTCGAAGGGATTGGTGATTGTCAGCGGCAGGTTGCGGCCGAGAGCGACGGCCTTCACCAGCCGGGCGAAGATGCCGTTGAGCCTCAGATCAGGCAGCACGAGGATCTGCGGCAGTCGCAGGTCGCGGGCCGTCAGGCCTTCGAACAGGTTATCGAGCGTCTCGGCGGCATCCTCGGCATCGACGAGCGGAGTGCCGAGCGGCGCAAAGCTGTTCGACCAACCGCGGATGATCGAGGGGCCGACGGCAAAGCCCGGCTTCTCGACGGAGAAGGGCATCAGGAAGCGCATGCGGCTGCGGTTGCTGGCGGTGTCGCGCATCAGGGCGAAGCTCACCTGCCTGTCGTCGAGGCGCGGCATGGCGGGCGCCAGGAAGCGGCCGGTGAAGAAGACGTTCGGCTCGATCGCGCGGTTCGAAAGGAAGTCGAGCTCGTCCTGCAGCTCATAGCCAAGCTTGCCGGGATAGACGCAGAGCTCGCGGCCGGCGCGGCCGACCTCGACGCGGGCTTCCGCCTGCGGTCCGTCGAAATTCAAGGAGGCGAGCTCATGGACCATGCGGTTCGTCGTGGCGTCCGTGGACTCGGTATTCGGAGGAGTGCGCACCATCAATGGGCCTTCCTGTCTGCCTGCGCCGTTGCCGGGCGGCTGAATGCAAAGAGAACGATGCCGAGCGTGCGCCGCACGGCGATGTGGAGAAGTGTCGCCTCGACAGCCATGGCCGATGCCGTGGCGATCGCGGTGCCGACGGTTCCGAGGTGAGGGATGAGGGTCAGGTTGAGCGTGATGTTTGCCGTCAGCGCGCCGGCATAGAGGGCGGCGCAGAGGTTCTGCTTGCCCGCCATCATCAGCAGCGTTTCGGCCGGGCCGACCAGCGCCTTGGCGAGGATGCCGGCAAGCAGGATCGCCATCAGCACATAACCGGCAGTGAAGGCGCCGCCGAAGAGCGAGAGAAGCAGATGGCCGGCGGCCAGGACGCAGAGGCCGATACCGAGCGCCGGCCAGAAGGTCCAGCGGGCGGCATCGGCAGCAGCAACGGCAAGCTCGGCCCGGGTGCCGCCCGCGATGATGCTGGAGAAGCGGGGGCCGGATGCCGCCTTCACCGAGAACATGATGAACTGCACCAGCGCCATGGTCTTGGCGGCGGCGAAATAGATCGCGACGTCATGCGGCTCGAGGAAGATGCCAACGATGACGACGTCGGAATTGGTGAGCAGGAAGCTCGCACCCTCGATCAGGAAGATCGGGAAGGCGACGCTGAGCCAGGCGATGAAATCCACCTTGCGCTGGCCGGTGTCGTAGTGGCGGCGCAGGCGCAGCAGCGTTGCCACATACTGACCGAGCGCCGTGACATAGGTTGCGAGCAGGGCGGACTGCATCGCAACGACCGCCGTATGCTCGGCGCCCATGGCGTTGGCGATCAGCATGAAGAGGATGATCAGGATCGGTCGGACGATGTAGACCGGGCTCAGCGCCATGACCGGCCAATGGTTGGCGCGCGAGGTGCCTTCCAGGATATCGCCGAGCGCGATCATCGGCAGCGCGAGCAGGCCGAGGAAGCCGGGGATCAGATAGTAGATCTCGATCTTGTCGCCGAAGAAATGCAGGCCAACCATGCCCGCGACCATCAGCAGCGAGCCGGAGAGGATGGCGAAGATGCGGGCGGTCCCCGTCAGGCCGCGGATTTCCTCGAAGGCGCCGGATGCCTTGTATTGCGGCAGGAAGCGGACGATCGCGGTGTGGAAGCCGAGGCAGGAGAGATCGCCGAAGAGAACGATCAGCACCCAGATGAAGACGAAGATGCCATATTCCCACTCGCCCATCAGGCGCGCCAGGATGATCTGGGAAACGAAGGCGAGGGCGGCGCTCAGAATGCGGATTGCGAAAGCGGTCAGCGCCATGCGCTGGGCGGCCGCCTTGCCGTCACGTTCGGTCAGGACGGCAGCGAGCATGCGTAGAAGACGGCTGCCGGCCGGACGCAAGCTGGCGGGCAGCATTCTTTCAGCTGTTTCAATGACTGCCATAATGAACACGCACAACTCAGAACTCAGGCAAATCGTGTTCTCAGTCTTGCCAGATCAGGGTTAAGAAACGGTTGTGCTGGCGGCGCGTGCTCAACAGTGAAGTTGCTTGATCCACAAAAGAAAATGCCGCCCGGAGGCGGCATTTTCATCATCTTTTTCAGTCAATCAAGCTTCGGCAAAAGCGCCGTGGCAATGCTTGAACTTCTTGCCCGAACCGCAGGGGCAGGGCTCATTGCGGCCGACCTTGCCCCAGGTCGAGGGATCGTTCGGATCGCGGTTTTCAGGCGCGACGATCACTTCGGATGCCTGGTAAATCGGCGCGAAATCGTTCTCGCCGGTGTCGGGATCCAGGTGCTGGGCCTGCATGACCGGAAGCTCCGGCTCGGCCGGTGCCTGCTGGACCAGCTCGACGCGCATAAGCTGCGCGGTAACCGCCTGGCGGAGGTTGTTCAGCAGCGACTGGAACAGCTCGAAGGCTTCGGACTTGTATTCCTGCAGCGGGTCGCGTTGCGCGTAGCCGCGGAAGCCGATGACCGAACGCAGGTGGTCGAGGTTGACGATGTGCTCGCGCCACAGGTGGTCGAGCGTCTGCATCAGGATCGAGCGCTCGACATAGCGCATGATGTCGTCGCCGAAACGCTCGGCCTTCTCGGTGAAGGCGGCGTTTGCAGCTTCGGTGATGCGCTCGCGGATATCGTCTTCGCCGATACCCTCTTCCTTGGCCCAGTCTTCGATCGGCAGGTCGAGGTTGAGAAGGTTTGCCACCTGTTCCTTGAGACCGGCAGCATCCCACTGTTCGGCGTAGGCGCGTTCCGGAATGTGCTTGTCGACGAGGTCTTCGATGACTTCGCGGCGCATATCCGAAACGGTCTCGGCAATGTTGGCGGCTTCCATCAGCTCCAGGCGCTGGTCGAAGATGACCTTGCGCTGGTCGTTGAGAACGTCGTCATACTTGAGCAGGTTCTTGCGGATGTCGAAGTTGCGGGCTTCGACCTTCTTCTGCGCGCGTTCGAGAGCCTTGTTGATCCAGGGATGGACGATTGCCTCGCCTTCCTTGAGGCCGAGCTTCGTCAGCATGCCGTCCATACGGTCGGAGCCGAAGATGCGCATCAGGTCGTCCTGGAGCGACAGGTAGAACTTCGAGCGGCCCGGGTCGCCCTGACGGCCGGAACGGCCGCGCAGCTGGTTGTCGATACGGCGGCTTTCGTGGCGTTCCGTTGCGATGACGTAGAGACCGCCGGCGGCAAGCGCCTTTTCCTTCAGCTGCTTGATCTCGGCACGGATCGCCTCGACCTTGGCATCATATTCGGGACCGTGCTCGACGCCTTCTAACTCGCGCTCGACACGCATTTCGAGGTTGCCGCCGAGCTGAATGTCGGTACCGCGGCCGGCCATGTTGGTGGCGATCGTCACAGCGCCGGGAACACCGGCCTGGGCGACGATATAGGCTTCCTGCTCATGGTAGCGGGCGTTCAGAACCTGGAAGTCCTTGAAGCCCTGCTTGCGCATCAGGTCGGCGAGCAGTTCGGACTTTTCGATCGAGGTGGTGCCGACGAGAACCGGCTGGCCGCGCTTCTGCGCGTCAGCGATCTCGGCGATGATCGCCTTGTACTTCTCTTCGAAGGTCCGGTAGACCTCGTCGTCTTCGTCGATACGCTGGATCGGCAGGTTGGTCGGCACTTCGACGACCTCGAGGCCGTAGATGTTGCCGAATTCTTCCGCTTCCGTCTGCGCCGTACCGGTCATGCCGGCGAGCTTGCCGTACATGCGGAAGTAGTTCTGGAAGGTGATCTGCGCCAGCGTCTGGTTTTCCGGCTGGATCTTGACCTTTTCCTTGGCTTCGAGCGCCTGGTGCTGGCCTTCCGAATAACGGCGGCCCGGCATCATGCGGCCGGTGAACTCGTCGATGATGACGATCTCGTCGTTACGGACGATGTAGTCCTTGTCGCGCTGGAACAGCTTGTGGGCCTTCAGCGCGTTGTTGACGTGATGGACGATCGCGACGTTTTCGATGTCGTAGAGCGAAGCGCCCTTGAGCAGGCCGGCCTGCTTCAGGAGACCTTCGAGCTTTTCCGTGCCTTCTTCGGAGAAGTTGGCGGAACGCTGCTTCTCGTCGATTTCATAATCGCCGTCGGAGAGCAGCGGGATGAAAGCGTCGATCGTGTTGTAGAGATCGGAGCGGTCATCGAGCGGGCCGGAAATGATCAGCGGCGTGCGGGCTTCGTCGACCAGGATCGAGTCCACTTCGTCGACGATCGCGAAGTTGTGGCCGCGCTGGACCATCTGCGCCTTCTCATACTTCATGTTATCGCGAAGATAATCGAAGCCGAGCTCGTTGTTGGTGGCGTAGGTGATGTCGCAGTTATAGGCGGCTGCGCGTTCCTCGTCGGAAAGACCGTGGACGATGACGCCCGTGGTGAGGCCGAGGAAGCCGTAGACCTTGCCCATGGTCGCCGCGTCGCGCTGCGCCAGGTAGTCGTTGACGGTGACGACGTGCACGCCCTTGCCGGAAAGCGCGTTCAGATAGACCGGCAGGGTTGCGACCAGCGTCTTACCTTCGCCGGTCTTCATCTCGGCGATGTCGCCGGAGTGAAGGATCATGCCGCCGACGAGCTGTACGTCAAAAGGTCGCATGCCGAGAACGCGGCGCGAGGCCTCGCGAACCACGGCAAAAGCCGGGATCAGGATGTCGTCGAGCGTCTTGCCATCTGCCAGCTGCTTGCGGAACTCGACCGTCTGTGCGGCGAGCTGCTCGTCGCTCAAGGCCTTCGTCTTTTCTTCGATGGCGCTGATTGCTGCGACTTTCGGCTGGAAAGACCGCACGCGGCGGTCATTGGCAGAGCCAAATATCTTGCGGGCGATGCCGCCAAAGCTGACCATATGACTGGCCCTTTCTCATATTCTTCCCCGGCTTTTCTTATGCGCGCACCCAGCCGAAATTCAGGCGCACGCCTCGAAACGCCAGGAAACTGTTCTGGACGCGAGGTTGCGTGACAGATAAGAGGGGGGTCGAATGATGTCAACGGATTTGGCTGATATAGAAAGGCCACATTCCAGTGTTGAACGCTGTTTTAGGCTGGATTCACACGTGATGCTGAAGCCGGTGGTGTAACTCTGAAAGGTTATTTGATGTTGAGCTACAACAAACTTGCCGTGATGGCGGTCGCGACCTTCGTTGCGTTCCATGCGCCGGTCTACGCTGAAGACAAGCCGGACGCCGTCATCGCCAAGGTTGGCAACCTGGAAATTCATCAGTCGGAACTCGATCTGGCGATCGCCAATTTGGACCCGCAGCTCGCTCAGCTGCCGGACGATCAGAAGAAGGTCGCTGCCCTTTCTGCTGCCATCGATGTGAAGCTGCTGGCCGGCGACGCCGCCGCCGAAAAGCTCGACCAGACCGAAGAATTCAAGAAGCGCATGCAGTATCTTTCCGATCGCGAGCTGCACAATGCCTACTTCAAGAAGCACGTTGTCGACACCGTCACCGACGACGAAGTGAAGGCACGCTACGACAAGGAAGTCGCAGCCCTGCCGAAGCAGGAAGAAGTTCACGCCCGCCACATCCTGGTCAAGACCGAGGATGAAGCCAAGGACGTCATCAAGCAGCTCGACGCCGGCAAGGATTTTGCTGAACTCGCGAAGGAAAAGTCCACGGACCCGAACAAGGCTGACGGCGGCGATCTCGGCTATTTCACCAAGGGCCGCATGGTCAAGGAATTCGAAGACGCAGCCTTCGCGCTCGAAAAGGGCACCTACTCCAAGACCCCGGTGAAGACCGATTTCGGTTACCACGTCATCAAGGTCGAAGATAAGCGCGATGCACCGCCGCCGCCGTTCGACCAGGTCAAGGACCAGGTTCGTCAGCTCGTCATGCGCGACAAGTATCTTGCCCTTCTCGCCTCGGCGAAGGAAAAGTCCAAGGTCGACATCATGGACGAAACCCTTCGCAAGGGTTACGAGGATGCCAACAAGCAGCCGGCGCCAGGCGATGAGCCCGCCGTTCAGCCGCAGCAGTAATCATCATTCGGGCCCGGTTCTTCCGGGCCCTTCACTATCAGGCAGGTCCATCACAATGTCCGGTTCCGTTTCTCCGCTCGCCCCGAAGACCTTCGCATCCATGCCCGCGCTTCGCGGTGTGCGCATGGCGACCGCTGCTGCCGGGATCAAGTACAAGAACCGAACCGACGTACTGATGATGGTGTTCGACAAGCCGGCTTCGGTCGCGGGCGTCTTTACCCGCTCGAAGTGCCCGTCGGCGCCCGTCGATTTCTGCCGCAGCAACCTGCCGCACGGGGTTGCGCGCGCCGTCGTCGTCAATTCCGGCAATGCCAATGCCTTCACCGGCCTCAAGGGCCGCGCCGCCACTGAGCTGACGGCGAAGTCCGCCGCGGCTGCCG encodes the following:
- the secA gene encoding preprotein translocase subunit SecA; the encoded protein is MVSFGGIARKIFGSANDRRVRSFQPKVAAISAIEEKTKALSDEQLAAQTVEFRKQLADGKTLDDILIPAFAVVREASRRVLGMRPFDVQLVGGMILHSGDIAEMKTGEGKTLVATLPVYLNALSGKGVHVVTVNDYLAQRDAATMGKVYGFLGLTTGVIVHGLSDEERAAAYNCDITYATNNELGFDYLRDNMKYEKAQMVQRGHNFAIVDEVDSILVDEARTPLIISGPLDDRSDLYNTIDAFIPLLSDGDYEIDEKQRSANFSEEGTEKLEGLLKQAGLLKGASLYDIENVAIVHHVNNALKAHKLFQRDKDYIVRNDEIVIIDEFTGRMMPGRRYSEGQHQALEAKEKVKIQPENQTLAQITFQNYFRMYGKLAGMTGTAQTEAEEFGNIYGLEVVEVPTNLPIQRIDEDDEVYRTFEEKYKAIIAEIADAQKRGQPVLVGTTSIEKSELLADLMRKQGFKDFQVLNARYHEQEAYIVAQAGVPGAVTIATNMAGRGTDIQLGGNLEMRVERELEGVEHGPEYDAKVEAIRAEIKQLKEKALAAGGLYVIATERHESRRIDNQLRGRSGRQGDPGRSKFYLSLQDDLMRIFGSDRMDGMLTKLGLKEGEAIVHPWINKALERAQKKVEARNFDIRKNLLKYDDVLNDQRKVIFDQRLELMEAANIAETVSDMRREVIEDLVDKHIPERAYAEQWDAAGLKEQVANLLNLDLPIEDWAKEEGIGEDDIRERITEAANAAFTEKAERFGDDIMRYVERSILMQTLDHLWREHIVNLDHLRSVIGFRGYAQRDPLQEYKSEAFELFQSLLNNLRQAVTAQLMRVELVQQAPAEPELPVMQAQHLDPDTGENDFAPIYQASEVIVAPENRDPNDPSTWGKVGRNEPCPCGSGKKFKHCHGAFAEA
- a CDS encoding peptidylprolyl isomerase — translated: MLSYNKLAVMAVATFVAFHAPVYAEDKPDAVIAKVGNLEIHQSELDLAIANLDPQLAQLPDDQKKVAALSAAIDVKLLAGDAAAEKLDQTEEFKKRMQYLSDRELHNAYFKKHVVDTVTDDEVKARYDKEVAALPKQEEVHARHILVKTEDEAKDVIKQLDAGKDFAELAKEKSTDPNKADGGDLGYFTKGRMVKEFEDAAFALEKGTYSKTPVKTDFGYHVIKVEDKRDAPPPPFDQVKDQVRQLVMRDKYLALLASAKEKSKVDIMDETLRKGYEDANKQPAPGDEPAVQPQQ